Part of the Quadrisphaera sp. DSM 44207 genome, CGTCCTGACCTACTTGGCCCTGCACGTCCTCCACCTGGCCCTAGCGCGACTGTTCGCCCGCCTGGGGCTGCGGGCGGTCAGCAACGTGCTGCTCGTGCTCGCCATGTTCGCCCCACTGGTGGTGTACTCCGTGCGCTTGCCCGCCCTGATCACGGATGTGAGCGGCGCGTATCTGGACGGACGGGACCAGTACGTGTGGGTCACGTCCGTGGCCTGGGTGTCGCGCCATCACGGATCGGCCGTGGCGTCTGCCGCCACCGCACTGCTCGCGCTCGTACTGGTGCTCCTGTCGCTGTGGTTGACCCCGGACCAGCATGTCCGCCATTCCCGGTACGTGGATGTCCCGGTCCTCGGTCGGGCACGACGCCTGCTGACTCCTTACGACTGGTGCTTCGTGCGCAGTTCGCAGACCACCCTGTGCGCCGCGGTGTCCCTCGCGTCGTTCGTCTACCTGTGCGTGGCCTCGTCGCTGCACCCGGTCTGGAGCCTGAGCATCCTGTCCTTGAGCGGCGTGTACCAGTTCGCAGCTACCCGGCCGCTGCGCGTACTGGTCGGCGCGGACCACTCCCCGTGGCGCATCTACTGGCAGTTGCTGAGGGCACAGCTCATCGTGCTGACCGTCCTCGCAGTGCCGGCGCTCGTGGTCCTCCTCGCCATCCAGCCGCAGGTCTTCGCGCTGAGCGCATTGCCTCTCGCCGGCTGCATCGGCGGTGCGCTCCTGGCGATCTGCGTCGGAGTCGTCTTCCCTGCAGAGAAGGACAACCCGTTCTCCGTCTTCATCGGCCTGGCCTGACGGCGGTCGTCGTCGGCCTGGTCGCCATCGCGATGGGTCTGCTCCGACTGCCGGAGGCGGCGCTGTCCGCCTGCCTCGTCGGTGCAGCAGCAGTGTTCGTCTGGTACGCCGTGCAAGGCATCCGCGCAGATGAGTCGAGGAGGCGCAATGAAGAAGGCGCTGTTAATCGTGAACGCCGCCGTCGGAGCCGCTCTGCTGACGCTAGTCACAGCGGTGCTGACGTTGCTCGTCCTCATGTTCTCCACCGGTGAAGAGTCCGTGCGGCGTGAAGGGCTCTTCGGATCGGTCTTCTTCGAGACGACGGAGGTGCGCGAGGGCGTCACAGGGGCGTCGATGGGGGTGGACAACCTGACGGGGCTCGTCGTCGTGTTCGTCGTGCTCTTCCTGTTCCTCGTGCTGACGCAGGTCGCCTACCGGGGGCTGAAGGTCCACCGCGCGCGCCTCATCGAGGAGCAGGCTGGTGGCCGGCACCAGGCTGTCTGATCGCACGATCTGGGCGATCGTCAAGGTCGTCATCGCCGTGGCCGGCCAGGTGTGGCCGCTGCTGGCCTTCTTAGGCCTCCTGCAAGTTGTGGCGCTCATGTGGGCCATCGAGTCCGGTGACAGCGTCCCTGCTGCGTTGGCGTGGTCCTTCCTCCAGGTGGCCGTCGTCGGCCTGGTCGGCTCCTTCGCCGTGCACGAGTCCGCTCACGTGCTCGTCCTGCGGCGGATCGGCACCGTCACCCACCTGGCCGTCGAGCGCACCACGTGGCGCACCTCCATCGAGTGCCACGGGATGTTGAGCCCCCGGCAGGTCGTAGGCGTAGCTGTCGCAGGACCGTCCGCCTGCCTCGCCGTCGGTGTCATCCTGTGGATCTCAGGCGTCGGACCATCCCTGGTCTGGTGGTACCTCGCCCATGGTGTCTTCCTCCTGCCTTGTTTCGGTGACGGGCGGAACCTCATCCGCGGGTTGCGCCAGCGGAACCCGGCCGTGGTCAGGAAAGCTGAGCCGTTATCACCCGACCCCGTCCGACTGGGATCACCAAGTTCGGAGGACGTCGGCCACGACGGCGCGGTGGTCACCTAGCGGCAGGCCCACCACGGTGCCGGACGGCGCTCCAGCGCCTCGCCCGACACTCCGTCCGTCGCCGCCCAGTAGCAGGACGTGGTCCAGCTGTAGGCGCGGGTCGGCGCCCGGGAAGGTTGTGCCCGGCACCAGGGCCGTCCCGCCGGTGACCCAAGCCGGCACGGGTCCAGGCAGGTTCAGGTCCCCGGCCAGCACCCGCGGGCCCGCGCCCGCGGGCAGCGAGAGCAGCCACCGGCGCACCTGCCGCAGCTGCCGCGCGGCGGTCGGCGGGCCGAAGGAGAGGTGGGTGCTCGCCACGACCGCGCCCGCTGCGACGTCGGGCGCCGCGCCGTCGAGCACCGCGGCCAGCGCCACGCGCGGCTCGTCGGGCAGCGCCCGCCACCGCAGCCGGTCCGTGCGCGGGTCCGGCGCGCGCACGGGCAGGCGCCACGGGCCGGCGCGCAGCGGCAGCGCGTGCCAGGAGCGCACCGGGCGGCGCGAGAGCAGCGCGACGCCGAACACCGGCTCGTCCGGGACGTCGCCGGGCCCCAGCAGCCGGCCCCCGGCCCCGCGCCAGGTGCGCCGCAGGTCCGGGGTGCCCACCAGCGCCGGCGCGAAGCGCCAGTCCGCGGCCCCGAGGGCCTGCGCCGCGAGCGCCGCCTGGTGCAGCCCGCCCGAGCGCGGCTGCGCGACGTCCACCTCCTGCAGGGCCACCACGTCGGCCTCCAGCGCGGCCAGCGCCGCCAGCCCCCGCGCGAGCGCCCCGGCCGCCAGGAGGGCGCCGTCCGCCCCGCGGCCGGACGCGAGGTTCAGCGCCGCGACCCGCAGGGGGCTCAGAGCCGGTCCTCGCCCGTGGCGAGGTCGAGGTCGGAGAGCATCCGCGCGGCGTCGGCGACCACCTCGGCGTCCCCGGTGTGCACGCCGTGCAGCAGCCACCGGGTCAGCGCCAGCTCACCCGCCAGGCGGGCGCGCTGGGCCAGGTGGCGGTCGGGGATGTCCGCGCGCGCGAGGGCGTAGGACTCCAGCACCGACTCGAAGGCCTCCTCCGAGGCCCCGGCCGCCAGCCACGCGAAGTCGTCGGCGGGGTCGGCCACCTTGGCCTCCCCCCAGGCGAGGACGGCGGTGACCTCGCCGTCGACGTCGACGAGCACGTGGTCCTCCACGAGGTCGCCGTGCACGACGGCCGGCGGGAAGCGCCAGCGCCCGACGTCCTCGAGGGCCCGCTCCCAGCGGCCCAGCAGGCGCGAGGGCACCTCGCCCGTGGCGGCGGCGCGGTCGAGCTCGCTCAGGCGGCGGTCGCGGTAGTCGGCGGCCTCGTACACCGGCAGCCCGGCGTCCTCGACGATGCTCGCGGGCAGCTCGTGGACGGCGGCCAGCGCCCGGCCCAGCGAGGCGGCGGCGCCCGGGCCCGGGATCAGCGCCGCCGGGTCCAGCGGCGCGCCCGGCGGCCACGGCTGCACCAGCGCCCGCCCGCCCTCGGGCAGGGGGGCGGAGCCCGCGACGTCCGGCACGCGGAAGGGCAGCGCCGCGTGCGGGGTGGCCCTCAGCGCCGTCAGCAGCTCGACCTCGCGCTCGAGGGAGGCCCCGCCCGCCGCGCGCCGCGGCGCCCGCACCACCCAGGAGCGCCCGCCGGCGTCCTCGACGACGGCCTCGTCGAGGTCGCCGTCGGACTCCAGCAGGCGCGCCCGGACCGGTCGGGCCGCGGGCAGCGCCGCGCTGAGCAGCGCGGCGAGCACGTAGGGGCTGCGGGGCACGCCGACCACCGTAGGGGCGCCCCGCAGGGCCCGCCTACGGTGGTCGCATGACGCTGCCGGGCCTGTCCCTCTCGCGCACGGCGGTCGATCGGCGGGGCAACGACCGCGCCGACCAGGGCCTGCTGGACCGGCTGTGGGACGACCCGGGCACCCGGGTGCTGCGCACCAGCGCAGGGCGCACGCCCGTGCTGCCCGGCCCCTCCCCGCGCCTGGACCTGGTGCCCCCGGCCGCGGTCGGGCCGGCGCTGGTGCGGGCCCTGCTCGGCACCGGGCCGGACGGCACGACGTACCTCGCCGCCGAGGTCGACCTGCCCGCGCCCGACCCGGGCGCGGGCGACGAGTGGCAGGACCTGCGGGTCCTCGGCGCGCTCCTCGACGACACCGAGACCGGCCTGCTCACCGCGGCCGTGGCGCTCATGAACTGGCACGCGGTGCACCCGCGCTGCCCCCGGTGCGGGGCGGCGACGGACGTGGAGTCCGCCGGGTGGGTGCGCCGCTGCCCCCAGGACGCCAGCCAGCACTTCCCCCGCACCGACCCGGCCGTGATCATGGCGGTCGTCGACGACGAGGACCGCCTGCTGCTGGGCCACAACCCCGCCTGGCCGCCGCGCCGCTACTCCACGCTCGCCGGCTTCGTCGAGCCGGGGGAGTCGCTGGAGGCCGCCGTGCGCCGCGAGGTGCTCGAGGAGGTCGGCGTCGCGGTCGGCGAGGTCACCTACCTCGGCAACCAGCCGTGGCCCTTCCCGGCCTCCCTCATGCTCGCCTTCTCCGGGCGCGCGCTGGACGCGCGGGTGCGCACCGACGAGGTCGAGATCACCGACGCGCGCTGGTTCGCGCGCGAGGAGCTCGCCGGCGCCGTCGAGGACGGCAGCGTGCTGCTGCCGCCGGGCGTCTCGATCGCCCGCCGGATGATCGAGCACTGGTACGGCGGGCCGCTGGCGGGCGACGGCGCCTGGCGCTGACCCCCGCGGCCCTGACCGGCGGCGTCGAGCCCCCACGTCGTGATCATGCACCTCCGGTCGATCTCACCCTCGTGATCATGCACCTCCGGTCGATCCTCCCCTCGTGATCGTGCACCTCCGGTCGTCCGCATCGACCGGATGCGCAAGATCACGACGGGAGGGGCACGTGGACCCGCCCGGTCACGACGGGAGGACCAGGGCGGGGTGCGCCGGGTCCTCGCAGCGCACGAGGACGTCGGCGCGCGCCGCCGGGTCGGTCTCGGCGAGGTAGCGCGCCCAGGCGCCGGTGGCGCGCTCGACGTCCCGCGGCGGCAGGCGCCGGCGCTGCGCGGCGGGGGAGGTCTGCAGGTGCACGACGAGGTCCAGCGCGCCGGCCATCTCCCACCTCAGCAGGAACGGCCCGTCGAGGACGAGCACGGCCCCGGGCGGCGCGTGCTGCCGCGGCGCGCGCGTGGCGCGGTCGGGAACCGGGTCCCACAGGCTCGGCAGCCAGCGGCCGGAGCCCCCGGGGGCGAGGGGGTCGAGCACCTCGCGCAGCAGCGCGGAGGTGTCGTACCAGCGCTCGTACCCGGCGTCCGGGTCGTCGGCGCCGTGCTCCAGGCGCACGGAGCGCGGGCGCAGGAAGTCCTCGGCGCTCACGCGCAGCACCCGCCGGCCCTCCCGGCGCAGCGCCTCCTCGAGCGCGTCGGCGATCCGCGCGCGGTCGCCCGGCACGGCGCCGTCGACGCCGACGCGCCGGGCGCCCGCGTCCACCGCCTCCCGCGCGACGCGCGCGGCGATGCCCGCGGCGTCGAGCGGGAGGACCCGGGGCGCGCCCGGCGAGCGGCTCGGGGCGGGCTCGGCGGACGGGCTCAGGACAGGCGGGCCCGGACCTCGGCCACCGACGGGTTCGTCGCCGCGCTGCCGTCGGGGAAGACCACGGTCGGCACCGTCTGGTTGCCGCCGTTGACGCTCATGACGTACTCGGCCGCCTCCGGGACCTCCTCGATGTTGACCTCGGAGTAGGCGATGCCCTCGCGGTCCAGGCCCTTCTTCAGGACCCGGCAGTAGCCGCACCAGGTGGTGCTGAACATGGTGATGGTGCCGGCCTCGGGCAGCGCGGGCGTCGACATGGGGGTCCTCCTCGGGATCGGGCGAGCAGGGGCGACAACGACGGCGCGGCGCGCTTCCATCCCGCCCGCGCACCGCACCGCACCGCACCGCGCACCCCGCCGCGCCGGCCTGTGCACGCGGGTCCCAGCTGTCGGCGCCAGGGGGCAGGATGGCGCTCCTGATGAGCCTGTCCGACGCCGTCCTGGCCTCCCTCGACCCCGAGCAGCGGGAGGTCGCCACCGCGCTGACCGGGCCCGTGTGCGTGCTCGCCGGGGCCGGCACCGGCAAGACCCGGGCGCTGACCCACCGCATCGCGCACGGGGTGCACGCCGGCGTCTACCAGCCCCAGCAGGTGCTCGCGGTGACCTTCACGGCCCGCGCGGCGGGGGAGATGCGCTCGCGGCTGCGCGACCTCGGGGTCCCGGGCGTGCAGGCGCGCACCTTCCACGCCGCCGCGCTGCGCCAGCTGCAGTACTTCTGGCCGCAGGCCGTGGGCGGCGCGCTGCCCTCGATCGTCGAGCACAAGGCGCGCCTGGTCGCCGAGGCGGCCGGGCGCCTGCGGCTGTCCGTCGACCGCGCGGCGGTGCGCGACCTCGCCGCCGAGGTCGAGTGGGCCAAGGTCGGCATGCTCGTCCCCGAGTCCTACGCCGCCGCGGCGCGCGCCGCCGGTCGCGGCACCCCCGGCGGCCTGGACGCCGCTGTGGTCGCGCGGCTGCTGCAGGCCTACGAGGACGTCAAGACCGAGCGCGGCGCCATCGACTTCGAGGACGTCCTGCTGCTGACGGCGGGCATCCTCGACGAGCGCCCGGACGTCGCGGACTCCGTGCGCCGCCAGTACCGCCACTTCGTCGTCGACGAGTACCAGGACGTCTCCGCGCTGCAGCAGCGCCTGCTCGACCTGTGGCTGGGGGAGCGCACGGACCTGTGCGTCGTCGGCGACGCCAGCCAGACGATCTACTCCTTCGCGGGGGCCAGCCCGCGCCACCTGCTGGACTTCCCGCGCCGCTTCCCCGGCGCCCGCGTGGTGCGCCTGGTGCGCGACTACCGCTCCACCCCGCAGGTGGTCGCCCTCGCCAACGGCCTGCTCGACCGCGCGCCGAAGGCGGCGACGCGCGCGCGGGTGGAGCTCGTCGCGCAGCGGCCCCCCGGCCCGCCGCCGTCCTTCACCGCCTACGACGACGACGTCGCCGAGGCGGCCGGGGTCGCGGCGGGCGTGCGGCGCCTGCTCGACGCCGGCGTGCCCGCGGGTGAGGTCGCGGTGCTGTACCGCACCAACGGCCAGTCCGAGCCCCTCGAGCAGGCGCTGACCCAGGCCGGCATCGGGTACCTGCTGCGCGGCGGCGAGCGCTTCTTCGCCCGCCAGGAGGTGCGCCAGGCCGTGGTCCTGCTGCGCGGCGCCGCCCGCGGCGACGACGGCTCGACGCCGCTGGGCCAGCTCGTGCGCGACGTGCTCGCCAGCGCGGGGTGGTCGGAGGAGCCGCCGGCGGCCACCGGGGCCGTGCGCGAGCGCTGGGCGTCGCTGCAGGCCCTGGCCCACCTGGCCGACGACCTCGCCGCCGCCCGGCCCGGCGCCCGGGTGCCGGACCTCGTCGCCGAGCTCGATGAGCGCGCCGCCGCCCAGCACGCCCCGGTGGTGGAGGGCGTGACGCTGGCGTCGCTGCACGCGGCCAAGGGCCTGGAGTGGGACGCCGTCTTCCTCGTCGGCCTCGCCGAGGGCCTGGTGCCGATCTCCTTCGCGGCCGACGACCCGGAGGCGGTGGAGGAGGAGCGGCGGCTGCTCTACGTGGGCGTCACCCGCGCCCGCCAGCACCTCGCGCTGTCCTGGACCAGGGCCCGCACCCCCGGCGGGCGCGCCACCCGCACCCCCTCCCGCTTCCTCGACGGGCTGCGGCCGGCCTCCGCCGAGGACCGCCCCGCCGCCCGCGCCGCCCGCGCCGCCGGCGGGCGCTCGGCCCGCAAGGAGGCCCTCGCGCGCACCTGCCGCGGGTGCGGCGCCGCGCTCGCCACCGCCGCCGAGCGCAAGGTGGGCCGCTGCGCCGACTGCCCGCCCGGCTACGACGAGGCCGTCTTCGACTCCCTGCGCCAGTGGCGCTCCGCGACGGCGAGCGAGGCCAAGGTGCCCGCGTACGTCGTCTTCACCGACGCCACGCTCGTGGCGATCGCGGAGTCCCGGCCCGCGGACACCGCCTCCCTCGCGGGCATCGCCGGCGTCGGCCCGGCCAAGCTGGAGCGGTACGGCGAGGCCGTCCTCGAGGTCCTGCACGGCCGCGGCTGAGGGCCCGCTGCGCCCGGGCGGGGGAGCGCGAA contains:
- the nudC gene encoding NAD(+) diphosphatase, with the protein product MTLPGLSLSRTAVDRRGNDRADQGLLDRLWDDPGTRVLRTSAGRTPVLPGPSPRLDLVPPAAVGPALVRALLGTGPDGTTYLAAEVDLPAPDPGAGDEWQDLRVLGALLDDTETGLLTAAVALMNWHAVHPRCPRCGAATDVESAGWVRRCPQDASQHFPRTDPAVIMAVVDDEDRLLLGHNPAWPPRRYSTLAGFVEPGESLEAAVRREVLEEVGVAVGEVTYLGNQPWPFPASLMLAFSGRALDARVRTDEVEITDARWFAREELAGAVEDGSVLLPPGVSIARRMIEHWYGGPLAGDGAWR
- a CDS encoding endonuclease/exonuclease/phosphatase family protein; the protein is MSPLRVAALNLASGRGADGALLAAGALARGLAALAALEADVVALQEVDVAQPRSGGLHQAALAAQALGAADWRFAPALVGTPDLRRTWRGAGGRLLGPGDVPDEPVFGVALLSRRPVRSWHALPLRAGPWRLPVRAPDPRTDRLRWRALPDEPRVALAAVLDGAAPDVAAGAVVASTHLSFGPPTAARQLRQVRRWLLSLPAGAGPRVLAGDLNLPGPVPAWVTGGTALVPGTTFPGADPRLQLDHVLLLGGDGRSVGRGAGAPSGTVVGLPLGDHRAVVADVLRTW
- a CDS encoding phosphotransferase, which translates into the protein MPRSPYVLAALLSAALPAARPVRARLLESDGDLDEAVVEDAGGRSWVVRAPRRAAGGASLEREVELLTALRATPHAALPFRVPDVAGSAPLPEGGRALVQPWPPGAPLDPAALIPGPGAAASLGRALAAVHELPASIVEDAGLPVYEAADYRDRRLSELDRAAATGEVPSRLLGRWERALEDVGRWRFPPAVVHGDLVEDHVLVDVDGEVTAVLAWGEAKVADPADDFAWLAAGASEEAFESVLESYALARADIPDRHLAQRARLAGELALTRWLLHGVHTGDAEVVADAARMLSDLDLATGEDRL
- a CDS encoding mycoredoxin — translated: MSTPALPEAGTITMFSTTWCGYCRVLKKGLDREGIAYSEVNIEEVPEAAEYVMSVNGGNQTVPTVVFPDGSAATNPSVAEVRARLS
- a CDS encoding ATP-dependent DNA helicase UvrD2, whose product is MSLSDAVLASLDPEQREVATALTGPVCVLAGAGTGKTRALTHRIAHGVHAGVYQPQQVLAVTFTARAAGEMRSRLRDLGVPGVQARTFHAAALRQLQYFWPQAVGGALPSIVEHKARLVAEAAGRLRLSVDRAAVRDLAAEVEWAKVGMLVPESYAAAARAAGRGTPGGLDAAVVARLLQAYEDVKTERGAIDFEDVLLLTAGILDERPDVADSVRRQYRHFVVDEYQDVSALQQRLLDLWLGERTDLCVVGDASQTIYSFAGASPRHLLDFPRRFPGARVVRLVRDYRSTPQVVALANGLLDRAPKAATRARVELVAQRPPGPPPSFTAYDDDVAEAAGVAAGVRRLLDAGVPAGEVAVLYRTNGQSEPLEQALTQAGIGYLLRGGERFFARQEVRQAVVLLRGAARGDDGSTPLGQLVRDVLASAGWSEEPPAATGAVRERWASLQALAHLADDLAAARPGARVPDLVAELDERAAAQHAPVVEGVTLASLHAAKGLEWDAVFLVGLAEGLVPISFAADDPEAVEEERRLLYVGVTRARQHLALSWTRARTPGGRATRTPSRFLDGLRPASAEDRPAARAARAAGGRSARKEALARTCRGCGAALATAAERKVGRCADCPPGYDEAVFDSLRQWRSATASEAKVPAYVVFTDATLVAIAESRPADTASLAGIAGVGPAKLERYGEAVLEVLHGRG